One genomic region from Microcystis panniformis FACHB-1757 encodes:
- a CDS encoding Uma2 family endonuclease produces the protein MTTLDIATDIVCPPTDLWSDEPPVESDLHLQQIILLLSCLDWLWQDRNDYYASGNLTIYYNERQLKQRDFCGPDFFVVLDTEKRPRKSWVVWGEGGKYPNVIIEILSNSTANVDRKAKKELYQHTFRTPEYFWFDPNTLEWQGFTLIEGQYQPITPNENGYLWSKQLGLYLGIFANKLRYFTESGELVPTPQESAQQERLAKERERLAKEREQQRAEKLAQKLRELGINPDEIA, from the coding sequence ATGACAACCCTAGATATTGCTACCGATATTGTCTGTCCTCCCACCGATTTATGGAGTGATGAACCACCCGTGGAAAGTGATCTGCATTTACAACAAATTATTTTATTATTATCTTGTCTTGATTGGCTCTGGCAAGATAGAAACGATTACTATGCCTCGGGCAATTTGACTATTTATTATAACGAAAGACAACTGAAACAGCGAGATTTTTGTGGACCAGATTTTTTCGTGGTTTTAGATACAGAGAAACGTCCCAGGAAAAGTTGGGTCGTCTGGGGAGAAGGGGGTAAATATCCCAATGTAATCATCGAAATTCTCTCCAATTCCACCGCTAATGTGGACAGAAAAGCCAAAAAGGAACTATATCAGCATACTTTCCGGACTCCTGAGTATTTTTGGTTTGATCCTAATACCTTAGAATGGCAAGGATTCACTTTAATCGAGGGACAATACCAACCGATTACCCCCAATGAAAACGGTTATTTATGGAGTAAGCAACTAGGATTATATTTAGGGATTTTTGCCAATAAATTGCGCTATTTCACCGAATCGGGTGAATTAGTCCCCACCCCTCAAGAGTCGGCCCAACAGGAAAGATTAGCCAAAGAACGGGAAAGATTAGCCAAAGAAAGAGAACAACAACGGGCGGAAAAATTAGCCCAAAAGCTGCGAGAATTGGGCATTAATCCCGATGAAATTGCTTAA
- a CDS encoding RNA methyltransferase, with translation MSVDENNQSSPLDRLRIILVEPAGALNVGSTARIMRNMGLSRLIIVNPVCDILAEEARRMAVHGIEVLENCSQVATLGEALQGCHRIIATTSKPRHLNTPLETPRTALPWLLTPNLESALIFGPEDRGLSNSELNHAQRFVGIPANPQYSSLNLAQAVAVCSYELYQMTRENRLETPVETLPNATFEALEGYYQHLESFLLKIGYLYPHTAAARMEKFRQFYHRARPTVEELALLRGIIGHIESIGQLFLGLDSLKGKKKNSPSD, from the coding sequence ATGAGTGTAGATGAAAATAATCAGAGTTCCCCACTCGATCGCCTGAGAATTATTTTAGTTGAACCAGCCGGAGCCTTAAATGTGGGTTCCACTGCCAGAATTATGCGGAATATGGGCTTAAGTCGCTTAATTATCGTCAATCCCGTCTGTGATATCCTTGCAGAAGAAGCGCGACGCATGGCAGTACACGGGATTGAAGTCCTAGAAAACTGTTCACAGGTAGCCACCCTTGGGGAAGCTTTGCAGGGTTGTCATCGCATCATTGCCACCACCTCGAAACCCCGTCACCTGAATACTCCCCTTGAAACACCCCGGACCGCCTTACCCTGGTTACTCACCCCTAACCTAGAATCGGCCCTAATTTTCGGGCCAGAAGACCGGGGTTTAAGTAACAGCGAACTGAACCACGCCCAGCGTTTTGTCGGTATTCCCGCTAATCCTCAATATTCCTCCCTCAATCTCGCCCAAGCGGTGGCGGTTTGCTCCTACGAACTGTACCAAATGACCAGGGAAAATAGGCTCGAAACCCCGGTAGAAACGCTCCCTAATGCCACTTTTGAAGCTCTAGAAGGCTATTATCAGCACTTAGAGAGCTTTTTGCTCAAAATTGGCTATCTTTACCCCCACACCGCCGCCGCTAGGATGGAGAAATTCCGGCAATTTTATCATCGGGCCCGGCCCACGGTGGAGGAATTAGCCCTGCTGCGGGGTATTATCGGTCATATTGAAAGTATCGGGCAACTTTTTCTCGGTCTTGATAGTCTCAAGGGCAAGAAAAAAAATTCTCCTAGCGATTGA
- a CDS encoding ISL3 family transposase: MWINFDQLLDLPNVTVVNYQKIAQTIFLKLALLNETIECPNCHQTLDRINQTEYNLVRDLSILGNPVYLEVPRRQFHCQKCQKYISERLSFMRLRQHHTIRYESMIYERVKNCSIEEISREEGLGWSEVELIFNHCAKELEKEEWEAPERISLDEFSNLKGHKDFITTVVDMDKKILLDVIKGHKQEELMEALKAQPDAVREKVKEVSVDMWSGFTAVIKELFPNAKIIYDRFHVMAIINDELNKLRKLMGVHEKGLPHLLWKNKEDLKDEQKQQLEVILKEHPCLGIAWEMKEEIRQIYQSSRTFRGAERKLEKWIRIGGILYESSARMIQKHLPGICNYFENQTTNGLIEGMNTKIKLIKRMSYGFTNFEHLRLKLFACFNS; encoded by the coding sequence ATGTGGATAAATTTTGATCAACTCCTCGATTTACCAAATGTAACAGTGGTCAATTATCAAAAAATTGCTCAGACAATTTTCCTAAAGCTTGCTCTTTTAAATGAAACAATTGAATGTCCGAATTGCCATCAAACCTTAGACAGAATCAATCAGACAGAGTATAATCTAGTCAGAGACTTGTCAATATTAGGTAATCCAGTATATTTAGAAGTACCACGCCGTCAGTTTCATTGTCAAAAGTGCCAAAAGTATATCAGCGAAAGACTGAGTTTTATGAGATTAAGACAGCATCATACAATTCGCTATGAATCGATGATTTATGAGAGAGTAAAAAATTGTAGCATCGAAGAAATAAGTCGAGAAGAAGGGTTAGGATGGTCAGAAGTTGAGTTAATATTTAATCACTGTGCTAAAGAACTAGAAAAGGAAGAGTGGGAAGCACCAGAACGAATAAGCTTAGATGAATTTAGTAACTTAAAAGGACATAAAGATTTCATCACAACGGTCGTAGATATGGACAAGAAAATTTTACTAGATGTGATTAAAGGACATAAGCAAGAAGAATTAATGGAAGCCTTAAAAGCACAGCCAGACGCAGTTCGGGAGAAAGTGAAAGAAGTGAGCGTCGATATGTGGTCAGGATTTACAGCAGTGATCAAGGAATTATTTCCCAATGCTAAAATCATCTATGACCGTTTTCATGTAATGGCTATCATCAATGACGAGCTTAATAAATTGAGAAAGTTAATGGGGGTGCATGAAAAAGGATTACCTCATTTATTATGGAAGAATAAAGAGGACTTAAAGGACGAGCAAAAACAACAACTAGAAGTTATTCTGAAAGAACATCCATGCTTAGGAATAGCCTGGGAAATGAAAGAAGAAATTAGACAAATTTATCAAAGTAGTAGAACGTTCAGAGGTGCTGAGAGAAAATTGGAAAAATGGATAAGAATAGGCGGGATATTATATGAAAGTAGTGCCAGGATGATCCAGAAGCATTTGCCAGGTATTTGTAATTACTTTGAAAATCAGACAACCAACGGATTAATTGAGGGAATGAATACCAAAATAAAGCTTATTAAAAGAATGAGTTATGGATTTACCAATTTTGAACATCTTCGACTTAAGCTGTTTGCTTGCTTTAATTCATAA
- a CDS encoding DUF2256 domain-containing protein, whose amino-acid sequence MARQPSKSDLPSKTCPVCGLSFTWRKKWQNCWHEVKYCSERCRRRKSSANQ is encoded by the coding sequence ATGGCACGTCAGCCCTCGAAGTCCGATCTTCCCAGTAAAACTTGTCCCGTTTGCGGTTTATCCTTTACTTGGCGCAAAAAGTGGCAAAACTGTTGGCATGAGGTCAAATACTGTTCAGAACGCTGTCGTCGTCGCAAGTCCTCGGCCAATCAGTAA
- a CDS encoding glycosyltransferase family 4 protein, with the protein MHIAWLGKKSPFCGNVTYGREVTNSLLDRDYQVSFLHFSSEKPTVSDWPDFYDEITLPRLYSSQVYTIPTLKSSRVLQDKLRELKPDLVHASLPLSPLDFLLPEICESLDLPLVATFHPAFDSKIRNIISSTQLLTYQLHAPFLANYDKVIIFSTSQRDFLVKLGVPEEKLAIIPNGVDVNKYSPGPSNIKAQYNADCLFVYLGRIMPEKNVESLLKAWKKTNLGDRCKLLIVGDGPLTPSLKPFYGEEDGIIWLGFIGDENKRIEILRGVDGFILPSLVEGLSISLLEAMACGVACLATDVGADGEVLKGAGIVLDTKGLITQLKTLLPVLRDHPELTTILGQKARQRVLDSYTLSKNIDRLQLVYQEVLAQKQSSLSYFH; encoded by the coding sequence ATGCACATTGCTTGGTTAGGAAAAAAATCTCCTTTTTGCGGTAACGTTACCTATGGGCGAGAAGTGACTAATTCCCTGCTCGATCGAGATTATCAAGTCAGTTTTCTACATTTTTCTTCCGAAAAACCCACCGTAAGCGATTGGCCTGACTTTTACGACGAAATCACCCTGCCACGTCTCTATAGTTCCCAAGTCTATACTATTCCCACCCTGAAATCGAGTCGGGTTCTACAGGATAAACTCAGGGAACTGAAACCCGATCTAGTTCATGCGTCCTTACCCCTGTCTCCCCTCGATTTTCTGCTACCAGAAATTTGTGAGTCTTTAGATTTGCCTCTGGTGGCGACTTTTCACCCGGCTTTTGATAGTAAAATTCGCAATATCATCTCCAGTACCCAATTATTAACCTACCAACTACACGCCCCTTTTTTAGCTAATTACGATAAGGTAATTATTTTTTCCACCTCTCAACGGGATTTTTTAGTTAAATTGGGAGTTCCCGAAGAAAAATTAGCAATTATTCCCAATGGGGTTGATGTTAATAAGTATTCTCCAGGACCATCGAATATTAAAGCGCAATATAATGCTGATTGTTTATTTGTTTATCTCGGTCGGATCATGCCGGAGAAAAATGTAGAATCTTTATTGAAAGCTTGGAAAAAAACCAATTTAGGGGATAGATGCAAACTGCTCATTGTTGGCGATGGTCCGTTAACTCCTTCCCTTAAACCTTTTTATGGGGAAGAAGATGGTATTATCTGGTTAGGTTTTATCGGCGATGAAAATAAACGAATTGAAATTTTGCGCGGGGTTGACGGCTTTATTTTACCCTCTTTAGTGGAGGGTTTATCGATTTCCCTCTTGGAAGCGATGGCCTGCGGTGTTGCTTGTCTGGCTACGGATGTGGGTGCCGATGGGGAAGTGTTAAAAGGTGCGGGAATAGTTCTAGATACTAAAGGACTAATTACCCAATTAAAAACTCTCTTGCCTGTATTACGAGATCATCCCGAATTAACCACAATTTTAGGTCAAAAAGCCCGTCAAAGAGTTTTAGACTCTTACACTCTTAGCAAAAATATTGATCGCTTACAGTTAGTTTATCAAGAAGTGTTAGCCCAAAAACAATCTTCTCTTAGCTACTTTCACTAA
- a CDS encoding serine hydrolase, translated as MTRQVTRRPTKVQSSPGSPRSLDSNNKKKPVAVKRAKKQRKPNLIASFLLQVLRFSILGVGLGAIAGTVLTVVDPSKLPLHPKPTATNSPTPKPVTPKPTTLVLNENLSSLNQKLQALAVKYPKLQAGALFIDLDNGAYANFREDTIFAAASTIKIPILVAFFEDVDAGKIRLDETLVASKDVLASGSGDMQYLGVNKTYTALETATKMNVISDNTATNMLIKRMGGKKALNQRFQAWGLTSTVINNPLPDLEGTNTTSPRDLVTILGKVNQGELLSLRSRDRLLNIMQETRTRTLLPQGIEKSADIAHKTGDIGSMLADAGIIDMPNGKRYLGAVMVKRPHNDSNARTLIQQISRTAYQHFKWYQTQPAAKPQPVAQSSPSPSPVVSPSPGN; from the coding sequence GTGACTCGTCAAGTAACTCGTCGTCCTACTAAAGTCCAATCTAGCCCTGGGTCCCCTAGGTCCCTGGACTCAAATAATAAAAAAAAGCCTGTAGCCGTTAAAAGGGCAAAAAAACAGCGTAAACCTAACCTAATCGCTTCTTTTCTCCTTCAGGTTCTTCGCTTCTCTATCCTTGGTGTCGGTTTAGGTGCGATCGCTGGTACGGTTTTAACGGTGGTGGATCCCAGCAAATTACCCCTACACCCAAAACCCACCGCTACTAATTCCCCGACTCCCAAACCCGTCACCCCAAAACCGACCACCTTAGTTTTAAACGAAAATCTCAGCAGCCTTAACCAGAAATTACAGGCTTTAGCGGTCAAATATCCGAAATTACAGGCTGGAGCTTTATTTATTGACCTTGATAACGGTGCTTACGCTAATTTTCGAGAAGATACTATTTTTGCTGCCGCTAGTACGATTAAAATCCCGATTCTGGTGGCCTTTTTTGAGGATGTGGACGCGGGGAAAATTCGTCTCGATGAAACCCTTGTGGCCAGTAAGGATGTCCTGGCCAGTGGGTCTGGGGATATGCAGTATCTAGGAGTGAATAAAACCTATACTGCCCTAGAAACCGCCACTAAAATGAACGTAATTAGCGATAATACCGCTACTAATATGTTAATTAAGCGCATGGGCGGCAAAAAGGCTCTTAATCAGCGTTTTCAAGCTTGGGGTTTGACCAGTACGGTAATTAATAACCCTTTACCAGACTTGGAAGGAACCAATACCACAAGTCCGAGAGATTTGGTGACAATCTTAGGAAAAGTTAATCAAGGGGAATTACTCAGTTTACGTTCCCGCGATCGTCTATTAAATATTATGCAGGAAACGCGCACTCGCACCCTGCTGCCCCAAGGTATCGAGAAATCCGCCGATATTGCCCATAAAACCGGTGATATTGGCTCGATGTTAGCGGATGCGGGGATTATTGATATGCCCAACGGGAAACGCTATCTAGGAGCAGTGATGGTCAAACGTCCCCACAATGATAGTAACGCTAGGACTCTGATTCAACAAATATCGCGCACGGCCTACCAACACTTTAAATGGTATCAAACTCAACCGGCAGCCAAACCGCAACCAGTCGCCCAGTCTTCTCCCTCTCCTAGTCCAGTCGTTAGTCCTAGTCCGGGTAATTAG
- a CDS encoding glutaredoxin family protein, whose translation MTTIELILYSKPDCHLCEGLLEKLEKIRQPDWQLEIRDITSREDWFNAYQYEIPVLCQKLATGEKILPRLSPRANAEQLARLLANNLT comes from the coding sequence ATGACTACCATAGAACTAATTTTATACAGTAAACCGGACTGTCATCTTTGCGAAGGGTTGCTAGAGAAACTAGAAAAAATCCGTCAACCGGACTGGCAGTTAGAAATTAGGGACATTACCAGTCGAGAGGATTGGTTTAACGCTTATCAGTACGAAATCCCCGTCCTCTGTCAAAAACTGGCCACGGGGGAAAAAATCCTTCCTCGTCTTTCCCCCCGGGCAAATGCCGAACAATTGGCCCGTCTTTTAGCCAATAATTTAACCTAG